In a genomic window of Plectropomus leopardus isolate mb chromosome 6, YSFRI_Pleo_2.0, whole genome shotgun sequence:
- the fzd10 gene encoding frizzled-10 has protein sequence MPSTVRLSLICVLLVLWSGGGSAISSIDPDWSGEGRCQHINIPQCKDIGYNMTRMPNLMGHDDQKEAAIKLQEFATLIQFGCHSHLKFFLCSLYAPMCTEQVSNPIPACRVMCEQVKLKCSPILEQFNFPWPDSLDCSRLPTKNDPNNLCMEAPNNGSDEPPKVSHTQPPDFRPQRPLSGQDLHLKDSGNKQTCNNPGKFHFVEKSESCAPKCYPKVDVYWSRGDKQFSLVWIAIWSILCFVSSAFTVLTFLIDPQRFKYPERPIIFLSMSYCVYSVGYLIRLFVGADRIACDRDNGVQYIIQEGLESTGCTIVFLILYYFGMASSLWWVILTLTWFLAAGKKWGHEAIEANSSYFHLAAWAIPAVKTIMILVMRKVAGDELTGVCYVGSMDVKALTGFVLIPLSCYLIIGTSFLLSGFVALFHIRKIMKTEGENTDKLEKLMVRIGVFSVLYTVPATCVIACYFYERLNMDYWRILAGEQKCVDSSGPESDECIMKTSIPAIEIFMVKIFMLLVVGITSGMWIWTSKTLQSWQNVFSRKLKKRTRRKAASVFTSSRPYIKPHPSLKGHSTKYEPTRPPPTCV, from the coding sequence ATGCCTTCAACTGTTAGACTGAGCCTCATCTGTGTGCTGCTGGTCCTGTGGAGCGGTGGGGGCTCAGCCATTAGCTCAATAGACCCTGACTGGTCAGGAGAAGGGAGATGTCAACACATCAACATCCCCCAGTGTAAAGACATTGGCTACAACATGACACGGATGCCAAATCTAATGGGCCACGATGACCAAAAAGAAGCAGCGATAAAGCTGCAGGAGTTTGCCACGTTGATACAGTTTGGATGCCACAGTCATCTCAAATTTTTCCTGTGTTCACTGTATGCTCCCATGTGCACGGAGCAGGTGTCCAACCCCATCCCAGCGTGTAGAGTCATGTGTGAGCAGGTCAAGCTGAAATGTTCTCCCATCTTGGAACAATTCAACTTCCCTTGGCCCGACTCTCTGGACTGCTCCCGGCTGCCAACCAAAAACGACCCAAACAACCTCTGCATGGAGGCACCCAATAATGGCTCTGATGAGCCTCCCAAAGTCTCCCACACCCAGCCTCCAGATTTCAGGCCACAGCGGCCTCTGAGCGGGCAGGACCTGCACCTTAAGGACAGCGGCAACAAGCAGACATGCAACAATCCGGGCAAGTTCCACTTTGTGGAGAAAAGTGAGTCCTGTGCCCCCAAATGCTACCCCAAAGTGGATGTGTACTGGAGTCGGGGAGACAAGCAGTTCTCTCTGGTGTGGATCGCAATCTGGTCCATCCTCTGCTTTGTCTCAAGCGCCTTCACCGTGCTCACTTTCCTCATTGACCCACAGCGCTTCAAATACCCTGAGAGGCCGATCATCTTCCTCTCCATGTCCTACTGTGTTTACTCTGTGGGCTACCTCATCAGACTTTTTGTGGGGGCTGACAGAATAGCCTGTGACAGAGACAATGGGGTCCAGTATATTATCCAGGAGGGTCTGGAGAGCACCGGCTGCACCATTGTGTTCCTCATCCTGTATTATTTTGGCATGGCCAGCTCCCTCTGGTGGGTTATCCTGACCCTCACATGGTTCCTGGCTGCAGGGAAGAAGTGGGGTCACGAGGCCATCGAGGCCAACAGCAGCTACTTCCACCTGGCGGCGTGGGCCATCCCGGCTGTGAAGACCATCATGATTCTGGTGATGAGAAAGGTGGCTGGGGATGAGTTGACAGGTGTGTGTTACGTGGGCAGCATGGACGTCAAAGCTCTCACAGGCTTTGTGCTCATTCCTCTCTCCTGCTACCTTATTATTGGCACTTCATTCCTGCTGTCTGGCTTTGTGGCCCTCTTCCACATCCGTAAGATCATGAAAACAGAAGGCGAGAACACAGACAAGCTTGAGAAGCTGATGGTTCGCATCGGGGTCTTCTCTGTGCTCTACACTGTCCCGGCCACCTGTGTCATTGCCTGCTACTTTTATGAAAGGCTCAACATGGACTACTGGCGCATCCTGGCAGGGGAGCAGAAGTGCGTGGACAGCAGTGGGCCGGAGTCAGATGAGTGCATCATGAAGACTTCCATCCCAGCCATTGAGATCTTCATGGTGAAGATCTTTATGCTGCTGGTGGTGGGCATCACCAGCGGCATGTGGATCTGGACGTCAAAGACGCTGCAGTCGTGGCAGAACGTGTTTAGCAGGAAGCTAAAGAAGCGGACGAGGAGGAAGGCGGCCAGTGTGTTCACCAGCAGCAGGCCTTACATCAAACCTCACCCATCTCTCAAAGGGCACAGTACTAAGTATGAGCCTACACGGCCCCCTCCAACATGTGTATGA